The DNA region AAATCGATGACTACATTTACCATCAGTACGCCTATCGGATTACAGCGGAAGAGAAATCTTACTTGGCTATTCATGTAAACCGGCTGATTGAGTCTAATTAATAGCATCGAATGAATAATTGGGAAAAGAGCATACAAGGTCAATACAATGATCTCATTTTTTGAAACATATCGTCTAGTATTCTGATAGGCGAATGCTTTCAAACGGTGAGATTTTTTGTTTTTCAGAAATTATGACGAAATACTTTACAATAAAAACAAAAAAGTTGACAGGACGCCTTAAAAACAATAGAATTCTCATCATAATGTAATATATTTTTAATTTAAAAAAGCTTTGAAGAGAAGAGTAACTGAATTATTTTCTGATGCAGAGAACCCTTGGATGGTGAAAGAGGGACTGAAAATATAAGTGAAGATGAGCTCTGAGCAACCAAGCGGTTAACGCCTCTTGGTCGGTCGCAACCGTTATATTGCCGGGTTCTATTTGGAACCCTGGAGGTGCTATGTTCATAGCATAAATTTGGGTGGTAACACGAAAAGCATTTTCGTCCCTTCATTGTACGGATGACGTATGGTGGAGGGGCTTTTTTTTCAATCAGCGTAAATATAAGGACAAAAGCTAGGAAAGATTCGGAAAAGGAGTATTTCAATGACAAACAATTTTGCGAAACGAACTATCGGACTTCAGACGTCTCCCTTAAGAGAGAACGCCAAAAAAGCAGGGACAGATCCCAACACAATTTCTTTCTCGTTTGGTTATCCATCAAAAGATGCCTACCCAATAGACACATTGAGACAGATATCTGATAATCTTTATGATAATGAAGAGCCAGATTCTTATTTACAATATGGTCAAACGGAAGGAGTCCCAGAACTAAGAGAAGCCTTAAAAGAAAGATTAGCGAAAAAAATCCAGTTAGAAACAGACGAAGATTTAATCATCACTTCCGGTGCTACCCAAGGGATTGCACTTTCGGTCAAGTTATTTTGTAATGAAGGGGATATAGTTTTATGTGAGGCGCAAACCTTTCACGGAGCAGTGACTTCTATCAAATCAAACGGCGCTATACCAGAAGGAATTCCGAGAACAACAAGCTCTAATATCGATTTTGATTATTTAGAAAAAAGACTTAGTGAAGATGTGGATAAACGGATTAAATTGCTGTACTTAATTCCGACCTTCCAAAATCCTTTAGGCACAAGTCTTACTTTAGAAGAGCGAAAGACCATCTATGAATTAGCTAAAAAATATGATGTCGTTATCATAGAAGACGATCCATACGGCGAATTACAGTATACAGGCGAAGTGATCCCGCGCATTAAGTCGCTTGATGAGGATGGTCGCGTAATCTATGTGGGTTCTTTTTCAAAAATCCTCGCACCTAGTACGCGTTTAGGTTTTATGATTGCTTCAAGTGACATTCTTGAAAAAGTGATCGTCTTAAAACAAGTGGCAGACTCCCATACCAACAACTATTGGCAACGAGTCTTACTGGGCTTTATCAAAGAATACGACTTTGAAGGCCATGTGGCTTTTTTGAAAGACTATTACGGTCAGAAATGCCAACTTATGGTCGACAAGTTAAATGAAATGCCATCAGAATATATTGATTTTACGGTACCAACAGGTGGTTATTTTATCAATTGTCAGCTTAAAGAAGATGTGGATATTGAGGCCTTCTACCAGTATTTGGCGGACCGTCATGTGGTGGTGATTCACGGTAATGTGATGAGCGTAGACCATGTTGGCTTCGAAGATAATTTTCGGTTGAATTTCACAAGACCGTCCACTGAGGATATTGAAAAAGGGATTGAAGTCATCAAAGAAGCTCTGATAGTAGCAAAAAAATAATGAATTACTACCTACCAGCTAAGGAGATAAACTTTGGCAGCATTAAAGCGATTTACCAACACCAATTTAAAGAAAAATACCTTAACCATTTAGGGTCTGGTGAATGATGATAGTATGGAATCGCCAATTTTTTAGAGACCTTATCACCTGTCAATAAGCGGGCTATGATCACTTTTGTATGCCACCGAGCATTTAATTTCCGCAAAAAGGATTGCCTTTTCCAAAAGACCGTGATAAACTAAAAGTATAGTTAAGCGCTTACATAAAAATAACATACATTCCACTACGGATTGTTACTGGTCAGCAGGCAAAACCTAAATGGAAACATAGTAGAGAGGGAGACTCTTTCTTTTTGGCTATGTTTTTGTTTGGGTTTTTTTATACGAAAAAAGCTATAAAAGAAAGAAAAGAGGGTTTAGAAATGGCAATAAAAGATTACAAAGCTCTTGCAAACGATATTGTAAAAAATGTCGGTGGCGAAGAGAATGTCGATGGGTTACGGCATTGTGTAACCCGGTTACGGTTCAATTTAAAGGATGAATCAAAGGCTAATACGGATACCATCAAAGGTTTAGATGGGGTCGTAACAGTCATGAAAGCATCCGGCCAATACCAAGTAGTCATTGGGAATGAAGTAGCAGATGTTTATGAAGCTATCGTTGATACCACTAAGCTTGGTGGAGACGAAGCGAGTGGAAGCAGTAACAATGCACCTGAAGACGATGACCGTAAACTTGCGGACAAAGCCATCGACTTCATCTCGGGTGTATTCCAACCCTTCTTGATGCCTCTTGCAGCAACAGGGATGATCAAGGGTATCGTGGCTATTTTAGGAACATTTGGCTTAAACGCTACCAACAGTGGTTTATATTTACTGCTTCAAGTAGCTGGGGACGGGTTCTTCCAGTATCTACCAGTTATGGTTGCCTTAACGACGGCTAGAAAATTGAAGATGAATGTATTTACGGCATTAGCCATCGCAGTAGCTTTCCTCCATCCGGCCCTATCAACTTCAATGACCAACGACGTTTTATACACCTTATTTGAAGGGACACCCTTTGCTTCAGATATTTATTCAACGGTCTTTGGCCTACCGGTTATCTTACCGTCAAATGGTTACTTCTCAGCAATCATTCCAATCATTGTTGCGGTATGGTTAGGGTCTCGTCTTGAAAAATGGTTCAAGCAACGCATTCCTTCTACAGTGAATTCATTCCTAACACCATTCTTTACGATTATCATCGCTGTACCAATCGCCTTGATGGTTGTTGGACCAGTTGCCACATGGGCAGCCAGCCTAATCGGCGTATTCTTCACTTGGTTACAAGGGGTATCACCATTAGTCTTCGGTGCTTTACTAGCCGCTTCTTGGCAGTTATTAGTGATCTTCGGGTTACACTGGGGTATCATCCCAATTACCTACTTACTATTAGCTGAAACGGGTTTAAACCCACTTGGGCCACTAATGCAAATTTCAACATTCGGTATCCTTGGGGTTCTATTAGCTATGTTAATTAAGGGTAATGAGAAGAAACTCAGAGATATCGCCATTCCTGGTGCGATTTCGACCTTATTCGGGGTGACTGAGCCAGTTATCTATGGGATTATGATTCCACTGAGACGTCCATTCATCTATGCCATTATCGCCAACATCTTTGCCGGTGCTTATGCAGGTGCCATGGATACCTTGGCTTACCGTACTGGTGGTTTAGGCATTTTCAGTTTAATGAACATGATCGACAACGAAGGGAACTTAGGGGCTAACTTCTGGAACGTGGCCATTTCTTATGCCATCGCCGTCGCCATTGGTTTTATCCTACAAATGGTTTTCCCAGTGAATCGTTTGGAAGAAGAGTTACCAGCCGAAGCATTAGCAGCAGGTGACGCTTCGGGAAATGAACCATCAGCATCTCAAGCTGTGGTTTCTGACGCTGAAATGGCAGCTTCTGCCAAGGAAGAAATTATCGCTAGCCCCTTAGTGGGTGACATTTTGCCATTAAGTGCGGTCGCTGACGAAGTATTCGCCAGTGGTGCTTTAGGCAAAGGGGTTGCTATTCAACCAAGCGAGGGGAAAGTCCTAGCACCAGCCAATGGAACAGTTTCTGTACTATTTCCAACGGGACACGCAGTCGGGATTACGACGGATACTGGGGTTGAATTGTTGATTCATATTGGCTTGGATACGGTGAATCTTGATGGTCGCGGTTATACAAGTCATGTGGAAAAAGGGCAAAAAGTTTCAGCTGGGGATTTACTGGTCGAGTTTGATATCGCTACCATCAATGAAGCTGGTTATGATACCATTACTCCTGTAATAGTGACCAATACGGATAACTTTACGGATGTATTAACTACGAATGAGCCGGTTGTCGCTCGAAATGATTATTTATTTACTATTGTTAAGTAAGAGAAAAGGAGTATGAATATGTCTAGAAAATTACCTGATGGATTCTTATGGGGTGGCGCTACAGCCGCAAATCAATTAGAAGGTGGCTACCTTGAAGGGGGCAAGGGGTTAACAAGTGTTGACTTAATTCCTCATGGCGCACAACGTTACGCGGTTACAGCTGGCGAAGTGCATTATTCGGAAGTAACTGAAGGATCACATTTCCCTTCTCATGAAGCGATTGACTTCTACCACCACTTCAAAGAAGATATCGCCTTGTTTGCTGAAATGGGGATGAAATCTTATCGTTTCTCAATGGCTTGGTCTCGTATCTTCCCAACTGGATTTGAATCAGAACCAAATGAAGAAGGGTTGAAATTCTACGAAGACGTGATTGATGAATTGTTGAAATACGGCATTGAACCTGTTGTAACAATCAACCACTTCGATGTACCCAAAACATTGATTGATGAATTGGGTTCTTGGCGTGACCGTCAGATGGTTGACCTATTCGTTAACTACGCGACAGCTTTATTCAATCGCTACAAGGGTAAAGTAAAATACTGGATTTCTTTCAATGAAATCAACATGTTACTACATTTACCATTTATGGGTGCAGGCATTTACCTTGGCGACTTAAGTGAAGAAGAACGTACCCAAGTCTTATACAAAGCAGCCCACCATGAATTATTAGCGAGTGCTAAAATTACCAAAGTGCTTCGTGAAATCGATCCAGAAGCTAAAATGGGTTCAATGTTGGCAGCTGGTGAGTACTATCCATACTCATCAAACCCAGAAGACGTTTGGGCAGCTAACTTAAGCAACCGCGATAACTACTTCTTTATCGACGTACAAGCGGGTGGTGAGTACCCTGAATGGGCGAAAATCATGTTTGAAAACGAAGGTATTGATATTGGTATCACAGAGGAAGATGAAGCGATTTTACGTGAAAATACTGTAGACTACATCACTTTCTCTTATTATTCAAGTCGTGTATCTAAAGGCCAAATCGCTGAAGATGATATTGTCACAGGTAATGCCTTCTCAGGTGTAAAAAACCCATACTTAGAAGAATCTGAATGGGGTTGGGCCATTGATCCACTAGGGTTGCGTACAACAATGAACGCCCTTTGGGACCGTTACCGCAAACCATTATTTATCGTTGAAAATGGTCTAGGTGCGATCGACACAGTTGAAGAAGATGGGACAATCAATGACGACTACCGGATTGAATACCTTAAAGCGCATATCAATAGCTTCATGGATGCTGTTGAAGAAGATGGTGTACCATTATGGGGTTACACACCATGGGGAATCATCGACTTAGTATCAGCTGGTACAGGTGAAATGTCTAAACGTTACGGTTTAATCTACGTTGACCGCCAAGACGACGGGACTGGTGACTTACACCGTTCTAAGAAAAAATCGTTTGACTGGTATAAAGAAGTTATCGAATCAAATGGACAAGCAGCCCGTTAATTATCCAAGTTATATTTGAATTTCCAAGCCACTCTTTCTATTTAAAGGTGGCTTTTTTATTTTAGAAAATAAAATGGTCATAGCAAGGGACAAAAATATATAAATCGCTCACATTAAAACTTAGTAAGATTATAAATAAGGAGGGGGCCTTTCCAGTAGAACGACACAACATCGTCATGAAACAGCTCTTGCTTTCCTCTCCAAAAGGCATCAATGTGACGGACTTGTATGACCCCTTTTATCTTGGCAAAAACCCCAACATTATTTGTACGGGCATAATCGTTTAAAGTGGTGATTATTTTACAAGAAAGCGTTTTAATGGTATGGTTAGGCTGTAAATAAATTGAACTATACAAGAATATGGAATGGAGCGAATTGTAGAATGAGTCAATATAGATTTCCAGATGGTTTCTTATGGGGCGGGGCTGCCGCGGCCAATCAATTTGAAGGTGCTTTTGATGTAGATGGTAAAGGTTTGTCTGTTCAAGACGTTACACCAAATGGTGGGATGGGTGAGATTACTGATGGCCCGACAGAAGATAACTTGAAGTTAGTGGGTATTGACTTCTATAACCGTTATAAAGAAGATGTGGCTTTATTCGCTGAAATGGGCTTTAAAGTTTTTCGTACATCTATTGCTTGGTCTCGTATTTTTCCAAACGGAGATGACGCAGAACCAAACGAGGCCGGACTACAATTCTATGATGACTTGTTCGACGAGCTCCATAAATATGGGATTGAACCTTTGGTGACTTTGTCTCATTATGAAACCCCATTAAACTTAACCAAACAATACAACGGTTGGACCAACCGTAAATTGATTGGTTTCTTTGAGAAATATGCCACAACTGTATTTACGCGTTACAAAGACAAGGTCAAATACTGGTTAACTTTCAATGAAGTGAACTCTGTTTTACATGCGCCATTCATGTCTGGTGGGATCGATACACCACCTGAAGAATTGTCGAAACAAGACTTATACCAAGCTGTTCACCATGAGTTAGTGGCCTCTGCATCAGTAACGAAAATCGCCCACGAAATCAATCCAGACTTTCAAGTGGGTTGTATGGTGCTTGCCATGCCAACGTACCCAATTACACCTAATCCGGATGATGTAATGGCTGCACACTTAGCTGAAAACCAAAACTACTTATTCTCAGATATCCATGCACGCGGGGAATACCCAGCATATATCAACCGTTATTTTGCGGAAAATAGTATTGAGATTCAATTCGCTGACGGGGATAAAGAGTTATTGAAAGAAAATACAGTGGACTTTATTTCCTTCTCTTACTACATGTCGATTGCTGAAGCGGCTGACCACAGCCAATATGAAGCTGGTGAAGGGAACATTATGGGGGGGATTCCAAACCCATACCTAGAAGCATCAGAATGGGGATGGCAAGTGGACCCTGTTGGTTTGCGTTTAATCTTAAACCAATTCTATGACCGCTACCAATTACCATTATTTATTGTAGAAAATGGTTTAGGCGCCAAAGATGTCTTAGTTGATGGCCCAAACGGCGAGAAGACCGTCGAAGATGACTACCGAATCAAATACATGAACGACCACTTAGCCCAAGTTGGTGAAGCCTTATTAGATGGCGTGGACATCATGGGTTACACAAGTTGGGGTTGTATCGACTTGGTGTCAGCATCAACTGCCCAAATGTCTAAACGGTATGGTTTTATCTATGTTGACCGTAACGACGATGGTAGTGGTACGCTAGACCGTTACAAGAAGAAATCATTTAGCTGGTACAAAGACGTGATTGCAACAAATGGTGGCAACTTAAACTAATCCCTAGATTAAGGCTGGATAGTCGAGGAAAACGGCTATCCGGTTTTTTTATTTGGCTGACATTATTCAGAAAGAAATTTTTTAATTGACGTTAGTGAAAGAAATGCGGGTGTTTTCTGGGAAAGATTTTAAAAGACCGGTTTCGAGGTAAATTGGACTTTCTTTCTATTAAAGTTATATAATGCAGTCAATCGCACAAGACTGAATTGTTAAAAACTAGTAAAGTAGGGCAATGTTTGGAGGGTAAACGATGAATAAACATGATGTAAACCGTAAAGGGACTGAGGACGATCATTCATTTCGAAATGTCTATAAAATTGAAATCAGTGGCTTACATGGGAATAACTACGACGAATTAGACGACAATAATTTGAAAATCAGTATTAAAAGTATCCTATTGAAGGTTGTCGTATCCCTGCTTGTGGGTGTCATTACTTTCTTTATTTTTAAAGAAGATATGTGGTCTACAGATACCAAGGCAGCTTCCTTGGCTAGCATCTATTTTATTGTGACAACGCTGGTTGTGAGCTATTTAGGCACAATCTTAGTGGACCTATTATTCGGTCGGAAAAAGAAAAGCAAGAAATAAGCTGACTGAGTGATTGACTAGTTTTTTATAGTCAAAGGGGTGGCTATGTCGCCAATGAGGGGCTTGTCAATTGGGGGTGATTTTTAAAAATATGATAAATTTATTAATGTTACAGAAATGTTACAAGAAATAAGGTACAATAGGTGAAAGCTTTAAAAGAGTCAATTGGGAAGGGAGATAATTGAATGAAGAAAGTTTCGATGTGGGTATTGGGGGTAGTCTTAGCATTATTAATAGTGGGCTACGGTGTAGGTGTGTATTATTATCAATCACATTTCTTACCGGCGACGACTGTTTCTAATGTAAATGTCAGTGGGATGACAAAGTCTGACGCGGAAGCTGCAGTAGCCAAGGCCAATAATGAACGTACCATGAAAATTACAGACCAAGGTCAAGAAGTGGCTACGATGAATTTACAAGAAGCCGGCTTTCAACCAGCAGAAAATGACTCGTTTGATACGCTGCTAAAACAACAAACGACTTTCACATGGCCAGTAGAATTTGTTAGCAATGCTTTAAAATCAGTAGATGCTAATGAGAATAATGAATGGACAGTTGATCGTGATACCTTTAAGGCATATTTTAATCAATTAAATATTGAGCAAGAAGAGAGAAAACCGTCAACTAATGCGCAAGTCGTGATTAATGATGATACTAAGGCTGTGGAAGTAGTTCCTGAAACTCAAGGAACGGAGGTTTCAGCAGATTCGTTAGCGGATGCTATCTTATCAAAAGTTAAATCGGGCGCAAGTGAATTGGCCTTATCTGATGCCTATGTGAAGCCATCAGTGACAAGCGATGATGAAGCTATTCAAACGACGAAAGCTAAATTGGAAAATATTTTATCAGCGACAATTGGATTACAAATTGAAGATGAAGTGGTGAATATTCCAAGTGAAACGCTGGCTGCATGGGTAAGTACGAATGATCAAGGAGAAGTTCAAGTAGATGAAGAGGCAATTGATCAATACTTGTATGAATGGAACGTTGAAAATGCTGGTTTAAATCAAGACCATCAATTCCAATCTACTGAATCAGGTGAAGTTACGGTGACATCTGGTATTTATGGTTGGTATATTGAGCGTGAAATGACTACACAATTGGTTTCTGAAGCTGTTCTTTCTGGTGAAGATACAGTCGTTGAACCAAATATTTGGGGTGGCGGCTATAATCAAGATGATTTCTTCGGTACATCTTATATTGAAGTAGATTTAAGTAAACAAAAGATGTTTGTTTATATTGATGGTGAACAAAAAATTGCTACTGATATCGTAAGTGGGAATACAGGTACTGACACGGTGCCAGGCGCTTATGAAATCTGGAACATGGAAAATCCATCTGTTTTAAAAGGGTACAATCCAAGAACGCAAAAAGATTATGCACAACCAGTAGATTATTGGATGGCCTTTGACTTTACGGGACAAGGAATCCATGACGCCGACTGGCAATCAAACTTTGGTGGAGATGCTTACCAACAAAATGGTTCTCTAGGTTGTATTAATACACCGCCAACAACAATGGCAGAAGTTTACGAATTAGCTTATATTGGCTTACCAGTTATCGTATTTTAAAAAGAATAGCCTATAAACTACTAAGGTCGAGAAATTATTTTCTCGACCTTTTTTCTATCTGTATAAATAGTTATATAACAGAATGCCCACAAAAGTATAACAGTAAAATGTGCTAGACAGCAATAAAAAATGCTGGTAATATGAAACACAAGATGTAGAAGAAGGTGAAAGATACATGATTGAATTTAAGCAAGTAGCGAAAGAATTTATGAATAGTGGTAACCGCATACAAGCGCTCGACCAAGTGACACTAACCATTCAAGATCAAGAAATATTTGGTTTGGTTGGCGAGAGTGGTGCGGGTAAGTCAACTTTGCTACGATTCATTAATGCTTTAGAAAGACCCACTTCGGGGCAGGT from Aerococcus urinaeequi includes:
- a CDS encoding L,D-transpeptidase family protein; the protein is MKKVSMWVLGVVLALLIVGYGVGVYYYQSHFLPATTVSNVNVSGMTKSDAEAAVAKANNERTMKITDQGQEVATMNLQEAGFQPAENDSFDTLLKQQTTFTWPVEFVSNALKSVDANENNEWTVDRDTFKAYFNQLNIEQEERKPSTNAQVVINDDTKAVEVVPETQGTEVSADSLADAILSKVKSGASELALSDAYVKPSVTSDDEAIQTTKAKLENILSATIGLQIEDEVVNIPSETLAAWVSTNDQGEVQVDEEAIDQYLYEWNVENAGLNQDHQFQSTESGEVTVTSGIYGWYIEREMTTQLVSEAVLSGEDTVVEPNIWGGGYNQDDFFGTSYIEVDLSKQKMFVYIDGEQKIATDIVSGNTGTDTVPGAYEIWNMENPSVLKGYNPRTQKDYAQPVDYWMAFDFTGQGIHDADWQSNFGGDAYQQNGSLGCINTPPTTMAEVYELAYIGLPVIVF
- a CDS encoding glycoside hydrolase family 1 protein, with the protein product MSQYRFPDGFLWGGAAAANQFEGAFDVDGKGLSVQDVTPNGGMGEITDGPTEDNLKLVGIDFYNRYKEDVALFAEMGFKVFRTSIAWSRIFPNGDDAEPNEAGLQFYDDLFDELHKYGIEPLVTLSHYETPLNLTKQYNGWTNRKLIGFFEKYATTVFTRYKDKVKYWLTFNEVNSVLHAPFMSGGIDTPPEELSKQDLYQAVHHELVASASVTKIAHEINPDFQVGCMVLAMPTYPITPNPDDVMAAHLAENQNYLFSDIHARGEYPAYINRYFAENSIEIQFADGDKELLKENTVDFISFSYYMSIAEAADHSQYEAGEGNIMGGIPNPYLEASEWGWQVDPVGLRLILNQFYDRYQLPLFIVENGLGAKDVLVDGPNGEKTVEDDYRIKYMNDHLAQVGEALLDGVDIMGYTSWGCIDLVSASTAQMSKRYGFIYVDRNDDGSGTLDRYKKKSFSWYKDVIATNGGNLN
- a CDS encoding 6-phospho-beta-glucosidase — protein: MSRKLPDGFLWGGATAANQLEGGYLEGGKGLTSVDLIPHGAQRYAVTAGEVHYSEVTEGSHFPSHEAIDFYHHFKEDIALFAEMGMKSYRFSMAWSRIFPTGFESEPNEEGLKFYEDVIDELLKYGIEPVVTINHFDVPKTLIDELGSWRDRQMVDLFVNYATALFNRYKGKVKYWISFNEINMLLHLPFMGAGIYLGDLSEEERTQVLYKAAHHELLASAKITKVLREIDPEAKMGSMLAAGEYYPYSSNPEDVWAANLSNRDNYFFIDVQAGGEYPEWAKIMFENEGIDIGITEEDEAILRENTVDYITFSYYSSRVSKGQIAEDDIVTGNAFSGVKNPYLEESEWGWAIDPLGLRTTMNALWDRYRKPLFIVENGLGAIDTVEEDGTINDDYRIEYLKAHINSFMDAVEEDGVPLWGYTPWGIIDLVSAGTGEMSKRYGLIYVDRQDDGTGDLHRSKKKSFDWYKEVIESNGQAAR
- a CDS encoding PLP-dependent aminotransferase family protein; amino-acid sequence: MTNNFAKRTIGLQTSPLRENAKKAGTDPNTISFSFGYPSKDAYPIDTLRQISDNLYDNEEPDSYLQYGQTEGVPELREALKERLAKKIQLETDEDLIITSGATQGIALSVKLFCNEGDIVLCEAQTFHGAVTSIKSNGAIPEGIPRTTSSNIDFDYLEKRLSEDVDKRIKLLYLIPTFQNPLGTSLTLEERKTIYELAKKYDVVIIEDDPYGELQYTGEVIPRIKSLDEDGRVIYVGSFSKILAPSTRLGFMIASSDILEKVIVLKQVADSHTNNYWQRVLLGFIKEYDFEGHVAFLKDYYGQKCQLMVDKLNEMPSEYIDFTVPTGGYFINCQLKEDVDIEAFYQYLADRHVVVIHGNVMSVDHVGFEDNFRLNFTRPSTEDIEKGIEVIKEALIVAKK
- a CDS encoding beta-glucoside-specific PTS transporter subunit IIABC, which produces MAIKDYKALANDIVKNVGGEENVDGLRHCVTRLRFNLKDESKANTDTIKGLDGVVTVMKASGQYQVVIGNEVADVYEAIVDTTKLGGDEASGSSNNAPEDDDRKLADKAIDFISGVFQPFLMPLAATGMIKGIVAILGTFGLNATNSGLYLLLQVAGDGFFQYLPVMVALTTARKLKMNVFTALAIAVAFLHPALSTSMTNDVLYTLFEGTPFASDIYSTVFGLPVILPSNGYFSAIIPIIVAVWLGSRLEKWFKQRIPSTVNSFLTPFFTIIIAVPIALMVVGPVATWAASLIGVFFTWLQGVSPLVFGALLAASWQLLVIFGLHWGIIPITYLLLAETGLNPLGPLMQISTFGILGVLLAMLIKGNEKKLRDIAIPGAISTLFGVTEPVIYGIMIPLRRPFIYAIIANIFAGAYAGAMDTLAYRTGGLGIFSLMNMIDNEGNLGANFWNVAISYAIAVAIGFILQMVFPVNRLEEELPAEALAAGDASGNEPSASQAVVSDAEMAASAKEEIIASPLVGDILPLSAVADEVFASGALGKGVAIQPSEGKVLAPANGTVSVLFPTGHAVGITTDTGVELLIHIGLDTVNLDGRGYTSHVEKGQKVSAGDLLVEFDIATINEAGYDTITPVIVTNTDNFTDVLTTNEPVVARNDYLFTIVK